GAAAAAAAACATCGACCAAAAAACCCAAGCGTGTACCCTGTGTAAATATGTTTCTGAGTTCTTGggaaaatcaaaattaattacTACGTTGACGGCTTGAATGTCTATCCCTCTCGTAAATAAGTCTGCAATTTGATCACAAGAATGAAAAAACAATGTAATCATGGATGGGAGACAAAAAAGCATTGGAATGAAATTAGAACCATGAACAAACTTGATATAGCACTCCACACAATTAAACAATAGAAACAAGAAATTACTAGAAAAGCTATATTGCAGTCCAGAGGAAGGATAGTTGGAAGAAAAGAATCCATGGTCATAGGGTGGTGTAAGGCATGTTAGGTTTACtaccaattaaaaaaaaacaaagttcAAATTAAAcaatatgaaaataattaattcacAAACTGTACCACCCTGTGAAATAGATTTCACTTCCTCACCCCAATCCAATTGTAGCACCTTTTCCCAAATGAGAAGATCATCAGATATAACGCATCagatcaaaaattaaaaaccaaCAATTAACACAAAGTTCTGATAAGTATAAAAGTGTACTGTTTACCGCAAATTGGTATAAAAATGACCACTCAATAAACCACCACCAGAATGCTTTAGCTACGCATATGGTTTATCTACCCCAagacaaaaacaacaaaaaacaaaaaacaaaaaactgaAACATGGTCATGGTAATACTAAAGAGCATACCAGTGCAAACAAGATTCCTACAGGCACCATTGCGGAAGTCATGAAATACTCTGTTCCGATGATCTTGAAGCATCTTAGCATGAATATAGAAGCAAGAATAGCCAAGCTCTGTAATTTTCTTAGCAAGAAGTTCTACACGATTCACAGAATTGCAAAAAATAATAGATTGGTTTATTTGAAGCTGCAACAGAAAGACAACAAATCTGTTAAAGAGCGTCTGGATGGAGAAGTCTGCTAGTTTGGATACAAAAGCACtaggatatattttttttcaaaaaaaaaatcagatataAATTTGTTCTTGGATAGATtagtgaaaaaatatttttttccctaatTGAAAAAGAAGCTGAAGGGAAAACCTAAAAATCATATTTGTGGACATTATATATAAAAGCACTTAAAAATGCCAAAACCTAAAATCCAGAAAATGCGGTCTCGAGACTTCTGCTCGTACGTAATCattaaaaaaacttaattataattatcatatcttaaaataaaaattcttgtGCTATAAAGAAAGACTTAAAAATCATGATTACTAAAGTTTCACTTTTTAAAATAAGTGCTCCTCACCCAAACTTTTCCTTAGTAAAAAAACTAAATGACCAGAAAAGGCAAAGCAAATGCACTGTGGTAAATATATGCTTAATCTTGTAAACCTTCGAAAATAGAGTATTGAGGCAGTGAACTTTCTGTCTTTCTTCCACAAAAGCATAATACTGAGTTATACCCTTGAGAGTAAGCTCGTCCATAAGGTTGATAATGTAAGGCCTTTTCAGGTACCTGTCCTTAAAATCTTTCACCGTAACAGGAAATGTAGCAGAAAACATGAGAATTTGACGATTTGAAGGCAAAAAGCCAATCAACTGCTCAATAGAAGGTTGAAACTCAGGTGACAAAAGCTTATCAGCCTGAAATATATCAGAACAAAGAGGATAAGATCAAACCGTTACCAACCCACTTTCTAACACATCTGGAACATCATAGCTGCATTACttccaaaattgaaaaaaaaaaggaggaaTAGGAAACAcagaaatttattattttttttaaaagaattgcACGATCTCATAGAAAGCCAAAAACAGGAACCAACATCATCAATTAACTTCCCACCACCAGGAATGGGAGAAGTTCTGAAAAGGAACGTCAATCTAATGTAGGTAGCATCACTGCCATTCCAATTTCCCCACACTCAATATATATACGCAATTTAACAAAGTTGGATACAAGTATAATGTACATGCCAACCTCTAATTCCAAGGCCCATAAGATGTGAAAAAGAGGATAGACCACGTGAAGCTAAGAAAAAGGAATGAAAACAAAGTTGGATACAAGTATAATGTAATACATATCACACACTATGCATCAAAATGGTTTCAATTGTTAATCAACTGTAATGTATACATATCACACACTATGCATCAAAATGGTTTCAATTGTTAATCAACTGCAACCAAAACATGTTGGCACTGGCAGTCCATACCTCATCCATTGCTAGGATAGCACAATCTTTCAAAATGCAAATACCCTTTCTTGCAAGATCAAGGATTCTTCCAGGAGTCCCAACAAGTAGATGAACTGGTTGATAAAGCCGCATTATGTCATCTTTTAAGCTTGTTCCACCAGTAGTTACCATgacttgaatttttaaatgcttCCCAAGTTCTTTGCAAACTTGGGATGTTTGAAGAGCCAATTCTCTGGTCGGTACTAGAATAACAACTGCAAAGATGCTCATATGTAAAACACCACAAAAAATGACTGGACACTGCAAATATCTCCGTAACAGACACCCAAATGTACGTCCACGGAGACAATGCCGACAGACCGATATGGACCATTCAAAATGGATATAAGAGAAGAAACAACATAAATGCATATATatctaaaataaaatagtttGCAAGACAAATAACCCTTATGATTGATCTAAAAGTATCACGGATTAAAACTAAAGTGATCACGTATCATACTACCTACAATCTTAGAAAGTCTTTCCATATATCGTGTAACGAAAAAATCAGGTTACTTTCTCAAAAGGAAATTTAAAATGTACAACAGCATATTTGACTTAACCTCAGTTTCAGCTCTCACAATCCAAAGGTCCAGCTACCATAAGCCAAATACAAGGTCCTAGTTCCCTTAAAAGGTACATCCAAAGAGACCCAAGATGATAAAAGGTGAGGATAACCAAATAGATATACTGGACCTTGAATAGCATTTttatcttgatcaattttttccaaGGCAGGAATGCAAAAGGCAGCAGTTTTTCCAGTTCCATTTTTTGCCCTAGCTAAGATATCACTTCCAGTTAGAGCAATCGGTATGCTCTCCTCTTGGATTGGGGATGGCCTCTCAAAACCCTTCTCATATATACCCATAAGAAGTTCACGCTTCAAAAAGTAGTCTTCAAATTCATTTCCTTTTGTAGCTGTAACATCCTAAAAGACAAACAAATAGCAATCAGGAATTTGTACCTATCAATATGCATACATACAAAAAAACCAGACAAAATGCCAATGAATGCTGAAGAACAATAAACTTCCTGTCTAACAACACAACAGTcccaaaaaaaaataccaaaaaatcaACCTAGAAGGGTGTCCACAAAAAAAAAGTACTCTATAATCAACTTCAGAGACTACTCATCCAAAAGTCCAGGGCTACCAAACTGCAGACTAAAGTTACTCAAGTACATACTTTGGTTAAGAAAGAGATAGGCTTCAGTTATTTTCAGTAATATAGTAGCTCTAGATGACAAACAAGGGTCTTAGGGTTTCACGGAGCAGATTAACAATCAACTCAGCCAAAACACATAACAAAAGTATTTCCCTACGCTAGCTTAACCTCACAACAAGGCTGGCTTAAAAAGTTAGTGATTGAGCAGAAGCCTACATGAATATCCACTAACATAATTATTAGACAATGTTTCAAGTGCTTGTTGACTGATTTTATTCAGTAGTGACGAGTCAAATTTTCCTagtataaaataatatagtgaTCAACTTAAGACCGTGATAATGGAAAATTTTCAAAGTATTTCCTCAACAAAGCATACAAGATAAAACGATAAAATTGACTTTgtagataaaaattaaaaacaatgaaATCGACTTTGAATGGACACTCTACAGTAACAAGCATCGTCAAAAAATATTACCTCAGTTCTGAAACGGGTGTCCTGAGGCGGTAACTTTAAGCTTGCTTTCCAATCTTGAGCACTAGTCAAGAAGAAAAGCAATAGAAAGTAGATATTTGTGTTAATTATGATAAATCATAGACTATTAGGATGATAGATAAGTGAATGATACATGCCAATGCAAGAAATGCGTGCGTGCGTgtttgtgtttgtgtgtgtgttaaaACAAAATTTCTTGTACAGAATTTGGTGAGCTAGGAGTTATTCAGGAAAAGGTCTTCCCAAAAACACGTTGGCATCATGCAGGAACAAAGAAAAACAGATCCGAGACAAACCACGAGACTTGTACCTCAACGAGACCGACAAAAACgggaaaaagacaaaaacttcaATGCAGTTTCATGTGCAGCAATCAATTCATAACCGCAATCTGATCTAATTAGACCTTCTGACACACTAGAACAACATTTACCGGTATTACGGTTCTAAAGATCAACACTTTCATTAGGAAACATTAATTCAGCCAGCCACAGTTGGAAAGATTTGAGTATTTGGTCCCATCATATTGTTTTAAAGTAACACTATACCTAAAGATTAGATTGGTTTATTTTTTTCTCGTAAATTCAAATGCCTAAACTCCAGCTCATAGATAGCGTAGTCAATTCAATTATCACCCGGTGAAATACAAAGATCTTTAACTTTAAGATCCAATTCACACTAATTATTCGTTATAAAGACAAAAAACGGACGTGTCGAAGCCTTTAAGAGGAATTAAGACCAACAACAAATTTATCAATTAAACACATCGtgagaaaagaaattaatacaGTTTgaagttcaaaaaaaaaaacgaacaaGTGACTACGACGATATTCACCTCGAATCTACGGCTTCAGATTGCACAGTTTTCTCAACCTCGTCGATAGTTCCATCAGCTGGCGTTAGCTGAGTTCTTGGTAGCCATTGTTGTGGCTGAGGGTTTTGAAACAACTGATTATTATTCGGAGCTGGACCACGCTGTACGTACTGCTGAGCTGGGTTTCTCGGCTGAAAACCAGGGTGCAGCCCCGCATTTGAATGCATTCCGCCACCTCGGCCGCCACCCATCCCTGGCGGCGGATATCTCGCTCTCGAATTCATCACAAAGCCCTAAATACAAACACTCGATCGAAGTTTACacccaaaaaatatttgtgcTAATCTCCAACGTGTATATCTGTACAAAACAATATATAATCCTAAAGCTACAACCTGGATGCTGCTGCGGAatacttgaatttttttgtgttgGAATAGTTAAAAGGGGAGTGTGATTTGCTGCATTTAGGGGAAAGAGTGCACCATTACGTAATTTACCAGAATTTGTGGGTCTGTTTTGAGATTGTCTGGATTTGTGGCTTTTTTCTAAAATGTACATGTAAAATGgccataataatgataataatttgtATTACGTCATTTTTATGACAAGAAGAAAATACtctttcttaaaaaattaatatttgttgtTCAATTTAAGAAACTTAACAAATTTGATTTACAGACAAAAAAGACTTGAAATTAGGGTGAACCCATAGTGGTGTTACTCAAATTATCAAATTAGGGtgaaaatacacacacacatacaNCAAAAATGTTACAGAGGATCTTTACTGTTCTAGATTTACCTTATATGTGATATTTAAGATATGATCAAGTACGGTAGGTCTGTTTGGATGTCGAGCAATGTTTAGACGTTGGATGGGAGTCAAATGTGTGTATAAATCCTTAAGAGCCTGGAAAAATGCTTAAAAATCTAAAACTTGGAACAATATGAACATCAGCCAAGCTGTGATGAAGAAAATGTTGAAGCGAATCGAAAAACAGCATACATTTTTCAGCAataatctgttcaagaaatttaaGAAAACCTAGAAAACATTGACACTTCACATGTTGCTGTCATTATGAGAGAGATATCACATAGAGGTTAGTTGTCTTGGTTTCAATATATAGATTTCAGTATTGAGTTAATGTCAGCTTGCTCACGCTATAGAGGGTAGTTGTCTTGGTTTAGTTTGAGATTGATGAAGTTGCTGACATTATGAGAGAGATATGACATTGCTGCTCACAATGACTCTGATACCAAGAATAATTTGAGAAATACACGATGTATTGCTTTTCAATATTCAACGTGAACTACTAATTGAGGTTTACAACTtctattatatacatatattgaGCAGATTTAATGTGAGATAAATGTAGAAACTAAGATTACAATCCCTTAATTTAAGAACTATGACAGATAATCTCCTTTGATTATGAAGCAGATGTACTTCAATCAATCATCTGTCTTATTGATATGATTATTCTTTCCTTCTTCATTGCTTCTGATCAtggtatcatttttattttcataagaaATATCATCATCTTGCTCTAATTGTGAAGCTGAATGTGTATGAATGTTAATATTCATATCAAAACATACCGTGATGCTGCGACTAATTAGAAAAGTGCAGAACAGTGAACCCCTCATAAGATGATAAGAAACTAGCAAGTAGCAAATATAGGATGAATATTCCTTGACAAAACAAAATCTTGAATAAAGAATGAAGCACACTCACCCTAGAAACTCGTAGCTTGGACACTTTGTAGAagggttttcttttcttttcttgttgAAGTTTTCTGCGACCGAGAGATTACTCCGAGTAAACTGAAGGGGACAGAGGCTAGTTTGAGAAGCTGAGACCAACAACTcagatatattatttttaggaaataatttttgggatactccacatataattttgataaaaattaatgtattttaaaatgttatctattgggattaaaatataatataatagaattctaaaatagttttgaaataattaagaaTTACATATAAAGTGTATCTATTATGTTGGGAaatataaaagtaaaataaaaagataggTATGCAATAGTGTATtggaaaaaatatgtatattttctctcaaaaaagaagatgcacatttggttttttttttccttaactccatatttggttttttttaagataatgagaatgtttttttaaaaataaaaagatccaaaattaatatacaaattattttatctcACCAAAATCTTGAATTTCCGAGCCTTAAAATTTTCTGCCGTAGTTTCTCAAGGAACCTCTTTGAAAAAATTACAACAAACCATTTCTAACTAACATAACTTCCGCAGTCCACAAAAAGGTAAATTATTTTCCTCCCACATGTTTTTCCACCAAACAAGTGAAGAAATCAGCTATTTTCCGTCCACTTTAATCGGATTCCACCAATTTTTTCACCCCATTAATAATCCTGCTGCTTCACAACAATGGGATCTCCAATCGATCATCCAAGAATAGTCGGTTCCACAGTAGATTTTCAAACTTTTCCATTTATTGAAGGAAAAGAACTGAAAATTTATATTGGTGGGCTGATATAAAATCGCTAAAAAACTTAAAGAAAAAAGTATTCATGGAGATCAGAATCGTAAATTACTTTTCTCTTAATCTTTGATCTGTTTACTAGAATTCTGAACATAGAGAATCTGAGAAGAAAAGAAGGATAGACAAGAAAATGACAACATTTACAGGGACTTTGGATAAGTGCAAGACTTGTGAAAAGACTGTTTATTTCATTGATTTGTTGACTACGGATGGAGCAACTTACCATAAATCATGTTTCAAATGCAGTCACTGCAAAGGAACTCTCGTGGTATGTGATCTTCTTtccaaatattttgtttttcgtGTAACGATTTTTATCCAAAAGGCAAGAAAAGGTGATTGCATTTGTTGATTTGGTTATGTTCCTATATGTGAATGTGTGATCGCGTCTGTGcttatttatttctttctcttttttacACATTCTTGGGTTTTGATATTACCTCGGATTATGTTCGTGATGCATCAAGTTTAAACAAGAAACGTCGTATTAGATGGAACCAATGGTCTTTTGCCATTTTTTTGGCTAAAAATGGAGATATCGATAGCATAATGTGCTTCAGTTATGAACCTTAGGATTTGCTACAAATGGGGCTATACAACATAGCAAGTATATGATTTTACATGGGCCAACTTGATGTAATTGGCTACCAAAACTAAAAGAATTGggttttctttttcattttagcGGGGGACATCACTTTAGAAGCTCTACAATTTATGTTTTTGTTGTATGATTTTACCATTTTAGATAGGTCATCTGAGGGTTCGTCACGGTTCATTGTTGTGCTTACACTCTAGGCTACCCTTTTTCGAAAGCTCCACGGAACTACCTACCACTAGTCTAATCTTGCAATGTTTCGTGGCAGATGAGCAACTACTCTTCAATGGATGGAGTTCTGTACTGCAAACCACATTTTGAACAACTTTTCAAGGAGTCTGGAAACTTTAGCAAGAACTTTCAAACTTGTAATACATCTTACTTCGAAATTCATTTACTCCTTTAGCTGTCACATTGTTACTTATCTGACACCTACTCATTCTTTTGACATTTAATCAATTTGTTAGCAGCTAAACCTGAGAGGGAAAATTCGTTGGTACGTCTATTTTCCTCTGTCATTCTTTCCGTTGCCAATGAAATGCTCTGAAAATGGAAAAACTGCATTAcaatatatattgttttgaaggaaaattcaatatttttccctttttttttttgaattaatgCAGACAAGGACGTCTAGCAAGGTCTCTGCCATGTTTTCTGGGACTGTAGACAAATGTTCAGCTTGTGAGAAAACTGTTTACCCCCTGGAGAAGGCAAGTAACTtgatttgtatatatttttttcaaaaatgtacaaaatttaaaaagaaaaatatgcaGAGAATATTTACTCATGACTTGAATACATTTTCTGCTAATCAAGCAGATGACAATGGAGGGAGAATCTTTTCACAAGTCATGCTTCAAGTGTGCTCATGGAGGCTGCCCTCTCACACACTCATCTTATGCTGCGCTAGATGGGATCCTATATTGCAAGGTCCATTTTCAACAACTATTCTTGGAGAAAGGGAACTACCAACACATCCTTGACGCCGCCACGAATAAAAAGTGTGTTGTAGAACCTGTGCAGTTCGAGGCTGAGGCCGTCCATGACGACAAGCCAAAGGAGGAAGTGGGTGATGCTGAGCATGAATCAGAATCCGAGAAAGCACAGGAACAATCTTAGAAGAACTTTGAATGTAATGTGTTTTTGGCGGTTTTTGTTACAAATCATAAAAGTTTATAAGTTTcttttcacattcttctttctttctatTGTTGAATCTTGACAGATTAGATTGTATTGCATTTTATCGTGATTAgattaattatgtattatttagaATATGTCGTAGTGATCAAGAATCAGTATGCATTGTTTATATCCGGAAATTTCTGGACAATTTATTGTTTAGATATATTGGAAAAAATAATTGTGATACATTTGCATAAGAACTTTTAATAGGGTTATCTTCTCAAaaccaattattttaaaaaaacttgaaaaatcaaatttgaaagtattttcttttaagaaaattatggaagtcaaacattttattttgcAAAATAACCTTCCCAAATTGACGATCCCAGCTTTCCTTTCCCTTTTCAATTCTTCAAGGTGGAAGATTTGATTTCTCTTCCCCCTACTTGTTTTGATTTCTAGTCTAGTCTAGTCATTTTCTTATAAAAGGAGAAGCAAATTCCTCTCTTTTTAATTCAACACGCTTTTCATAAAAATGTAAAAGCGCTGTATCTCTAACACGACTAGTAAAACCCTAGCTTGATCACCAGTCTCAGCACGTAGCATCGACATTTTTAGCTTGCAAGCAAGCATAGGGCTCAAAATCAGGCTCCAAATTATCGGTCTCGAAATGGCCGCTGCCTCCACGGCATCTGCGTCCACCGCTTTCAGCTCCACCACAGATTGCTGCTATCGAGAGGCCAAAAGAGTGTTCCGAATCACTGCTCTTCAGGTGGCTTCGACTCGAAGGCCCTCTACCTTTTTTAAAAGTGTGAGAACGATCAATACGAATGCCTGTACCACCGCCTCACGGTGTTCCTCCTCCGGTTTTACGAAAAGTAAGCCCACAATGCTATGCTGAATGATTGTTCTGTATCAACTTTTTTCCTTGATCACGtatttgaaaatgtgaatgcATAACGGGCAGCAAATGGCTGGATCCTATAAATGGATTTCGTTTTCGAAAAATCAACTTTCCGTCATCCGAATAAATTGAGTTGGCTTACCCATCAAATTAGTTCGTACCAGAAAATCCCAAACTGTAACGACTATGATTTTAGTGTTATTTGTAGTTTGGCAACtgtagatttaaaaaaatggtgTATAATATTGGTTTGCATGTGTTAAACTGTGTTTCTATGTCtgcaaatttttatatttaattttggtAATTTTTCAATGTGGTCTTATATGTCTCGTTCTGTGGAATCAGCAGCTGCAACCATCACCGAGGCTGCTGCGAAGGTCATTGATGGAAAATCAACTGCCAAAGAAATCAGGGATGAGATTGCTATTGAGATATCTAGGATGAAAGACTCTATAGGGGTTGTTCCTGGACTGGCAGTTATTCTTGTAGGAGACAGGAAAGATTCTGCTACTTATGTACACAACAAGAAGAAAACCTGTGAATCTGTAGGGATAAAGTCATATGAAGTGCATTTGGCTGAAAACTCCTCAGAACAAGAAGTGCTCAAGCACATCTCAGGCTTCAACGACGATCCTTCGGTTCATGGTATTCTTGTTCAGTTGCCACTACCTTCTGTAAGCCTCCTATATCTGAGTATTTGACTCACCTTTACACTTTATGTGGCCGAAAATTGTGCGTTCATAATTCATTAAATATAGCAAGAGGATACAAGCAAAACAAATGTGAATGCAATTTTGTAAAGAAAAGTGGTAATTTTCTTGTTAGCGAGACAGACTACTCCCTTAGGGCTACAAATCGGTAGAATTTGAACCCCTACTGCAATGGATGTCCTTTGAGTTCATCTGATGACTGTAACTCTCATTTTGATACTTTCCAATCATtggtttgttttttgtttttgtgggTATATTTTTTGTGCAGCATATGAACGAGCAGAATGTCTTGAATGCTGTTTGTATAGAGAAAGATGTCGATGGCTTCAACCCTTATAATATTGGACGTCTAGCCATGAGAGATCGTGAACCATTATTTGTTCCGTGTACTCCCAAAGGATGCATAGAGTTATTGCATAGATATGGCGTTGCGATCAAAGGGAAGAGGGCTGTTGTAATTGGCAGGAGTAATATTGTTGGGATGCCTGCTGCGCTCTTATTGCAAGTACGATATCCTCAAGTTTAATGAGCAGTTTAATGCATTTTGTTGTcctatttcaatttttcttgcttgttATTCTGGCAGAGGGAAGATGCCACAGTCACTATTGTCCATTCAAGAACAAAAAACCCGGAGGAGATCACAAGAGAAGCAGACATCGTTATCTCAGCTGTGGGGCAGCCAAACATGGTGAGGGGTAGCTGGATCAAGCCTGGCTCTGTTGTCATTGATGTCGGAATAAATCCAGTTGAGGTTTGCatcattttcttcaaaaaaaatttcctttctTTTGGTTAAACTCTGTCACATAGTGAATCGTGCCGACATGGGGAATTATAACAAGATTCGTGCCTTCTCATGTGACAGGACGTTAAGAGCCCTCGAGGGTATCGACTTGTTGGAGATGTTTGTTATGACGAGGCAAGCCAGAAGGCTTCCGCTATTACCCCTGTTCCTGGGGGAGTTGGGCCTATGACTATAGCTATGCTTCTCTTAAACACCCTTGTCGCAGCAAAGAGAGCTAACAACTTCGAATGACATCTATTATCAGACGAGGGCATATTCCTTTTAGAGATTCTGCTGTTTCTGCCGAACTGGGCTTGGTATGCAAGCACCCCATACCCTTATATTTTACAACCATTGAAGCAGTGCAATTCGGTTGGGACCGAACTTTCGATCTTTCTGATAAATTTATGATCTTGGTTGAAAGGACGACCTATTGCAGCTGGgaaatagaaatagaaatagaaATGATGTTTTTGTGGAGACATGAATACGTTGCGACAAACGCTTGAAAGACTTGAACCTCAATTGAATCAATTACAGTCATGTAATTATGCCTCGACGATCAATCTTTGATCATCTTCAAAATCATGttattaaattattgataatattatatattatttataattacatAGTTAAAATATTTACTCGTCACATTCACacatatttaacaaaatatctATCAAAAATAACAGTGATGTTaacaattttattatataattttgagaaaatgagtaaaaattattattataacataattacaaaaatataattgattaataAATATACATGATTGAAAATATCACAATTCAATATATATGAAACTAAATtgacattttgtgtttttaatATAAACATTCTCAAAATTTACTATACATTTTTCAACCTTGTCATTTTGTATGCTCCACTCGCATCAACAATGTTTTAACTGCATTTATATGCATTGTTTACTTATATATTGAGTATATGATCATCTTAAGAACCATCATATCGTTTTCGCACAACATGTGGTCTTAAATATCGAGAAAATCAGGTCTTGTATAGTTAGCACTATCAAGACTGATCCCactatttattaatattatgaagaaaaattttaaaagagtttattcatcTCCTTCTCTAAAATCTAATTCGATCTTAACAATGTCGAAGCACATTGTCTCCCACTGAAATTGTCAATTATATCCACACGTGTTGATCGAGAGATGAATAGGGTGCAACAAACGCCCAAAAGACTTGAACCTCGATTGAAACTAGGTTTAGTAATATAAAGTGAATTCTCAGCGTGAGACACATTTTCATCTATATTCAAACATCATATTTTGATGATGTCGGAATTGTTTATATCTGAGTGGCTGAcagataaaatattaaatattgtattatgatataataagtattttatttttaatcgtaaaaataaaattaaagagcAACATAATGTTTGAAAAGGACAGGACATATGGATAAAGTCTCATGGGAGACACGCAATGTTGGAATTAttttttcctataaaaaaagcGAATTTATTAAAATTGGTGTTTCCGACCCTTTTCCCTCTGGAAGATGGCCGCGCCACAGAAACAGCCTCACTCTTTCTTTCTTGTTTCCATTTCCCTTCCTTCAATCATTCCTATACATACTTCCAAAGTATTCGAAATCTCCAACAATAATCTTCATTATATCATTCCACGCA
This window of the Primulina huaijiensis isolate GDHJ02 chromosome 3, ASM1229523v2, whole genome shotgun sequence genome carries:
- the LOC140972747 gene encoding bifunctional protein FolD 4, chloroplastic-like isoform X2, giving the protein MAAASTASASTAFSSTTDCCYREAKRVFRITALQVASTRRPSTFFKSVRTINTNACTTASRCSSSGFTKTATITEAAAKVIDGKSTAKEIRDEIAIEISRMKDSIGVVPGLAVILVGDRKDSATYVHNKKKTCESVGIKSYEVHLAENSSEQEVLKHISGFNDDPSVHGILVQLPLPSHMNEQNVLNAVCIEKDVDGFNPYNIGRLAMRDREPLFVPCTPKGCIELLHRYGVAIKGKRAVVIGRSNIVGMPAALLLQREDATVTIVHSRTKNPEEITREADIVISAVGQPNMVRGSWIKPGSVVIDVGINPVEDVKSPRGYRLVGDVCYDEASQKASAITPVPGGVGPMTIAMLLLNTLVAAKRANNFE
- the LOC140972746 gene encoding DEAD-box ATP-dependent RNA helicase 8-like; amino-acid sequence: MNSRARYPPPGMGGGRGGGMHSNAGLHPGFQPRNPAQQYVQRGPAPNNNQLFQNPQPQQWLPRTQLTPADGTIDEVEKTVQSEAVDSSAQDWKASLKLPPQDTRFRTEDVTATKGNEFEDYFLKRELLMGIYEKGFERPSPIQEESIPIALTGSDILARAKNGTGKTAAFCIPALEKIDQDKNAIQVVILVPTRELALQTSQVCKELGKHLKIQVMVTTGGTSLKDDIMRLYQPVHLLVGTPGRILDLARKGICILKDCAILAMDEADKLLSPEFQPSIEQLIGFLPSNRQILMFSATFPVTVKDFKDRYLKRPYIINLMDELTLKGITQYYAFVEERQKVHCLNTLFSKLQINQSIIFCNSVNRVELLAKKITELGYSCFYIHAKMLQDHRNRVFHDFRNGACRNLVCTDLFTRGIDIQAVNVVINFDFPKNSETYLHRVGRSGRFGHLGLAVNLITYEDRFNLYRIEQELGTEIKQIPPHIDQAIYCQ
- the LOC140972749 gene encoding LIM domain-containing protein PLIM2c-like isoform X2, translated to MTTFTGTLDKCKTCEKTVYFIDLLTTDGATYHKSCFKCSHCKGTLVMSNYSSMDGVLYCKPHFEQLFKESGNFSKNFQTSKPERENSLTRTSSKVSAMFSGTVDKCSACEKTVYPLEKMTMEGESFHKSCFKCAHGGCPLTHSSYAALDGILYCKVHFQQLFLEKGNYQHILDAATNKKCVVEPVQFEAEAVHDDKPKEEVGDAEHESESEKAQEQS
- the LOC140972749 gene encoding LIM domain-containing protein PLIM2c-like isoform X1, yielding MTTFTGTLDKCKTCEKTVYFIDLLTTDGATYHKSCFKCSHCKGTLVMSNYSSMDGVLYCKPHFEQLFKESGNFSKNFQTSAKPERENSLTRTSSKVSAMFSGTVDKCSACEKTVYPLEKMTMEGESFHKSCFKCAHGGCPLTHSSYAALDGILYCKVHFQQLFLEKGNYQHILDAATNKKCVVEPVQFEAEAVHDDKPKEEVGDAEHESESEKAQEQS
- the LOC140972747 gene encoding bifunctional protein FolD 4, chloroplastic-like isoform X1, yielding MAAASTASASTAFSSTTDCCYREAKRVFRITALQVASTRRPSTFFKSVRTINTNACTTASRCSSSGFTKTAATITEAAAKVIDGKSTAKEIRDEIAIEISRMKDSIGVVPGLAVILVGDRKDSATYVHNKKKTCESVGIKSYEVHLAENSSEQEVLKHISGFNDDPSVHGILVQLPLPSHMNEQNVLNAVCIEKDVDGFNPYNIGRLAMRDREPLFVPCTPKGCIELLHRYGVAIKGKRAVVIGRSNIVGMPAALLLQREDATVTIVHSRTKNPEEITREADIVISAVGQPNMVRGSWIKPGSVVIDVGINPVEDVKSPRGYRLVGDVCYDEASQKASAITPVPGGVGPMTIAMLLLNTLVAAKRANNFE